From a region of the Phaeodactylum tricornutum CCAP 1055/1 chromosome 4, whole genome shotgun sequence genome:
- a CDS encoding predicted protein, which translates to MRRLSVIVSLFFKVVLSRFGSTLAFLGRTRFFGHDRTIVSQSFQWYSPSCISVERRMLQSLTLFSATGLSQHVSVGDFVGSGSYGTVHLLDVDGATVVGKRAWTRGELQEQHPTFREKDLYEKEGRCRSYWRTEEHCFKKLGSFKGIPNFRGSRMDSEKRNWMLFDPILSSKSSRPASSLLEIMAQDRLTYQNDKENHLSLLSKHLVVSTKREKVASLTETLDIVLEQLLEVLCFVHSNKVVHRDIKPGNLLVASGRLILLDFGSAADMETAGLLKSNIGLSETVAVSPIYAAPELFVDPNRDPEKFDCFSVALLFCQLLFQYLDERIDAGFRQQLEKANFNLDAWLQTELQGKVRPSGLEDALEILEERPGLWNLLQAMLHQDPVFRLSSQDALNQWHRVKDRQVLRDVDGSYLMEVLESLDLCIIPPSRPLHFVATFDRNEPLGLLLAESDTDSSKIENIVDAKRWTQIKEDAISGEVYVQGIIHDGQAESMGIFEVGDRLQGVGELPLAEGGFQRAINMKLQDQPKKAKFVTLHFDRKANVVGSNDNLPIASMEGPIIVADQGAWSRRGKRFAQEDAFILHEVHDTRERSVLLAGVMDGHLGTAASKLVQAELPIHFSDELLRHLGKSTSEMLSAAWEATSQSYWANCLSSDECVADYDPREGFLNANTGSEDAVAGTTAAIMALDKKLGHIAVLNCGDSRGVILNSQGLPIFQTIDHKPDMDMERLSEGRKLGKDYSLPQCRFSKWFLLVGEYEYAVSRSLEGPLATSKGIANTPDISVIQAEAGMSGLIASDGLWEVIDTEEVCLILTNLRGMGKGAGDAAKTICSMAIERGSSDNRLIEAVTFASDASNFIEFNLNPEF; encoded by the exons ATGAGAAGGCTTTCTGTCATCGTCTCTCTGTTTTTCAAAGTAGTTCTTTCGAGATTTGGATCCACCCTCGCATTCCTTGGTCGCACTCGCTTTTTCGGTCATGACCGAACTATCGTCTCCCAAAGTTTTCAGTGGTATTCACCGTCGTGCATTAGCGTCGAGCGCAGAATGCTGCAATCGTTGACGCTCTTCAGTGCAACGGGCTTATCTCAACATGTTTCTGTTGGAGATTTTGTTGGAAGTGGATCATACGGTACAGTCCACCTCCTCGATGTCGATGGTGCGACGGTCGTTGGAAAACGCGCGTGGACTAGGGGAGAGCTGCAAGAGCAGCACCCGACTTTTAGAGAAAAAGACTTGTATGAGAAGGAGGGCCGCTGCCGCTCCTACTGGAGAACGGAAGAGCACTGTTTTAAAAAACTTGGAAGCTTTAAGGGTATTCCAAATTTCCGTGGGTCGCGTATGGACTCGGAAAAAAGGAACTGGATGTTATTTGATCCTATACTATCATCCAAATCCAGCAGACCAGCGTCATCCTTACTCGAAATTATGGCGCAAGACAGGCTCACCTATCAAAATGACAAGGAAAATCATCTTTCCCTTCTTTCAAAACATTTAGTCGTATCAACAAAGAGGGAGAAAGTAGCATCTCTAACTGAGACTTTGGATATCGTGCTGGAACAGCTTTTGGAGGTGCTGTGTTTTGTGCATTCGAACAAGGTTGTTCACCGTGACATCAAACCTGGAAACTTGCTTGTGGCATCGGGTCGTCTGATTCTCCTGGATTTTGGGTCTGCAGCTGACATGGAAACCGCTGGCTTGCTGAAAAGTAATATTGGACTAAGCGAGACTGTTGCTGTGAGCCCAATATACGCGGCCCCCGAACTTTTTGTTGATCCTAATCGTGATCCTGAAAAGTTTGACTGCTTCAGTGTAGCACTATTGTTTTGCCAGTTGCTTTTTCAGTATCTGGATGAGCGCATAGATGCAGGATTTCGTCAGCAGTTGGAAAAGGCCAATTTTAATTTAGATGCGTGGCTACAAACCGAACTACAAGGTAAAGTTCGCCCATCTGGTTTAGAAGATGCGCTTGAGATTTTAGAGGAACGCCCTGGTCTTTGGAACCTACTGCAGGCCATGCTTCATCAAGATCCTGTGTTTCGCCTCTCAAGCCAGGACGCTCTAAATCAATGGCACAGAGTAAAGGATAGACAAGTTCTGCGTGATGTTGACGGCTCTTACTTGATGGAGGTCTTGGAATCCCTCGATCTTTGCATTATCCCACCTTCAAGACCTCTGCACTTTGTGGCAACGTTCGACCGAAATGAGCCCTTAGGCCTGTTGCTTGCAGAATCCGACACGGACTCCAGCAAAATAGAAAATATTGTAGACGCCAAAAGATGGACCCAGATAAAGGAAGATGCTATTTCCGGAGAAGTGTACGTCCAGGGGATTATACATGATGGGCAAGCCGAATCTATGGGAATCTTTGAAGTAGGAGATCGCTTACAGGGTGTCGGTGAGCTCCCATTAGCCGAAGGAGGATTCCAAAGGGCCATTAATATG AAGCTTCAGGATCAACCAAAGAAGGCCAAATTTGTCACTTTGCATTTCGATCGGAAAGCCAACGTTGTTGGATCAAACGATAATTTACCCATTGCTTCAATGGAGGGCCCCATAATTGTAGCGGACCAAGGAGCTTGGTCCCGTAGGGGGAAGAGATTCGCACAGGAAGATGCTTTCATTCTACACGAAGTTCACGACACGAGAGAGCGGTCTGTGCTCCTAGCTGGTGTCATGGACGGTCATCTGGGAACGGCGGCATCCAAATTGGTGCAAGCAGAGCTTCCGATTCACTTCTCCGACGAGCTTTTACGACACCTGGGCAAGAGCACAAGCGAAATGCTATCGGCGGCGTGGGAAGCAACGTCTCAATCTTACTGGGCAAACTGTTTGTCTAGTGACGAATGTGTTGCAGACTATGACCCAAGGGAAGGATTTTTGAACGCAAATACGGGGTCAGAAGATGCTGTTGCTGGGACTACAGCAGCGATTATGGCATTGGACAAAAAGCTGGGTCACATAGCTGTGCTAAATTGCGGTGACTCTCGAGGTGTGATTCTGAACTCACAGGGTCTTCCCATTTTCCAGACAATCGATCACAAGCCGGATATGGATATGGAAAGGCTGTCGGAAGGAAGGAAGCTGGGCAAGGATTACAGTTTGCCTCAGTGTAGGTTTTCTAAATGGTTTCTGTTGGTGGGAGAATATGAATACGCTGTGAGCCGCTCCCTGGAGGGACCTCTTGCAACCTCAAAGGGTATAGCCAATACTCCAGACATATCGGTGATTCAAGCAGAAGCAGGAATGTCCGGCTTAATTGCAAGTGATGGACTATGGGAAGTCATTGATACCGAAGAGGTGTGCCTCATTTTGACAAATTTGAGGGGCATGGGCAAAGGCGCAGGAGATGCAGCAAAGACCATCTGCTCCATGGCCATCGAAAGGGGATCTTCGGATAAT CGGTTAATAGAGGCTGTTACTTTCGCCTCGGACGCAAGCAACTTTATCGAGTTTAATCTAAATCCGGAGTTTTAA